In the Klebsiella aerogenes KCTC 2190 genome, one interval contains:
- the ompC gene encoding porin OmpC encodes MKRKALALVIPALLAAGAAHAAEIYNKDGNKLDLYGKVDGLHYFSSDSSKDGDQTYLRFGFKGETQINNMLTGYGQWEYNVQANNTESSGDQAWTRLAFAGIKAGDYGSFDYGRNYGVLYDVEAWTDMLPEFGGDSYTQSDNFMTGRANGVATYRNSDFFGLVNGLNFALQYQGKNENQASHEYNPSASQEGTANGDGRDVKNSNGDGFGISSTYDLGMGVSVGAAYSSSDRTNEQTHQSTAGGDKADAWTAGVKYDANNIYLATMYSETRNMTPYGNQNGTIANKTQNFEVTAQYQFDFGLRPAISYLQSKGKDLVYGGQYSDKDLVKYMDVGATYYFNRNMSTYVDYKINLLDGNDDFYKDNGISTDNIVALGLVYQF; translated from the coding sequence ATGAAAAGAAAAGCACTGGCATTGGTTATCCCGGCATTATTGGCTGCCGGCGCTGCTCACGCGGCAGAAATTTATAATAAAGATGGCAACAAATTAGATCTCTACGGCAAGGTAGACGGTTTACATTATTTCTCCAGCGACTCCAGCAAAGACGGCGACCAGACCTACCTGCGTTTCGGCTTTAAAGGTGAAACGCAAATTAACAATATGCTCACCGGCTATGGTCAGTGGGAATACAACGTTCAGGCCAACAACACCGAAAGCTCCGGCGATCAGGCATGGACCCGTCTTGCATTCGCCGGGATCAAAGCGGGCGACTACGGTTCATTCGACTATGGCCGTAACTACGGCGTCCTGTACGACGTGGAAGCCTGGACCGATATGCTACCAGAGTTCGGCGGCGACTCTTATACCCAGTCCGACAACTTTATGACCGGCCGCGCCAACGGTGTCGCGACCTATCGTAACAGCGATTTCTTCGGCCTGGTTAACGGCCTGAACTTCGCCTTGCAGTATCAGGGTAAAAACGAAAACCAAGCCAGCCATGAATATAACCCTTCCGCCAGCCAGGAAGGTACCGCCAATGGCGACGGCCGCGATGTTAAAAACTCCAACGGTGATGGCTTCGGTATCTCCTCTACCTATGATTTAGGTATGGGCGTCAGCGTAGGCGCGGCCTACAGCTCTTCTGACCGTACCAACGAGCAGACCCATCAGTCTACCGCGGGCGGTGATAAAGCCGATGCCTGGACCGCAGGCGTTAAATACGATGCGAACAACATCTATCTGGCGACCATGTATTCTGAAACTCGTAACATGACGCCGTACGGCAATCAGAATGGCACCATCGCCAACAAAACCCAGAACTTTGAAGTTACTGCACAGTATCAGTTCGATTTCGGTCTGCGTCCGGCAATTTCCTACCTGCAGTCCAAAGGTAAAGATCTGGTTTACGGCGGTCAGTACTCCGATAAAGACCTGGTTAAATATATGGATGTCGGCGCGACCTATTACTTCAACCGTAATATGTCCACCTACGTTGATTACAAAATCAACCTGCTCGACGGCAATGACGACTTCTATAAAGACAATGGTATTTCTACCGACAATATCGTAGCGCTGGGTCTGGTATATCAGTTCTAA
- the uspF gene encoding universal stress protein UspF has translation MSRMILVPIDISDKEFTQRVIRHVESEARVDDAQVHFLTVIPSLPYYASLGMAYTAELPAMDELRAESEAQLRELAKGFAIPEDRMHFHVAEGSPKDKILALAKSLPADLVIIASHRPDITTYLLGSNAAAVVRHAECSVLVVR, from the coding sequence ATGAGTAGAATGATTCTGGTACCCATCGATATTTCTGATAAAGAATTTACGCAACGTGTGATCCGCCACGTTGAATCCGAAGCTCGCGTCGATGACGCGCAGGTGCATTTCCTGACCGTTATCCCTTCGCTACCCTACTACGCCTCCCTGGGCATGGCCTATACCGCTGAACTGCCGGCTATGGATGAACTACGCGCTGAATCGGAAGCGCAACTGCGCGAATTAGCCAAAGGCTTCGCCATTCCGGAAGACAGAATGCATTTCCACGTTGCCGAGGGCTCGCCAAAAGATAAGATTCTGGCGCTGGCTAAATCGCTGCCCGCCGACCTGGTCATTATCGCCTCGCATCGCCCGGACATTACTACCTATCTGCTCGGCTCTAACGCCGCGGCGGTGGTGCGCCATGCCGAGTGCTCGGTTCTGGTCGTCAGGTAA
- the ttcA gene encoding tRNA 2-thiocytidine(32) synthetase TtcA, protein MLQNQEISKKEKYNIDKLQKRLRRNVGEAIADFNMIEDGDRIMVCLSGGKDSYTMLEILRSLQKSAPISFSLVAVNLDQKQPGFPEHILPAYLEQLGVEYKIVEENTYGIVKEKIPEGKTTCSLCSRLRRGILYRTATELGATKIALGHHRDDILQTLFLNMFYGGKMKGMPPKLMSDDGKHIVIRPLAYCREKDIERFSQAKGFPIIPCNLCGSQPNLQRQVIADMLRDWDKRYPGRIETMFSAMQNVVPSHLSDVNLFDFKSITHGSAVVDGGDLAFDREEIPLQPAGWQPEEEDAQLDELRLNVVEVK, encoded by the coding sequence ATGCTGCAAAATCAAGAAATTAGTAAAAAAGAAAAATACAACATCGACAAACTGCAGAAACGTCTGCGTCGCAATGTCGGTGAGGCGATCGCCGACTTCAACATGATTGAAGATGGCGACCGTATTATGGTCTGTCTTTCCGGTGGTAAAGACAGCTATACCATGCTGGAAATTCTGCGCAGCCTGCAAAAAAGCGCGCCTATTTCTTTCTCGCTGGTGGCCGTTAACCTCGATCAGAAACAGCCGGGCTTCCCGGAGCACATTCTGCCGGCGTATCTGGAACAGCTGGGCGTTGAATATAAGATTGTCGAAGAGAATACTTACGGCATCGTTAAAGAGAAAATCCCGGAAGGCAAAACCACTTGCTCACTGTGTTCTCGTCTGCGTCGCGGCATTCTCTACCGTACGGCGACCGAACTGGGCGCGACCAAAATCGCGCTCGGCCATCACCGCGACGATATCCTGCAGACGCTGTTCCTCAACATGTTCTACGGCGGCAAAATGAAAGGTATGCCGCCGAAGCTGATGAGCGATGACGGCAAACATATCGTTATCCGCCCGCTCGCCTACTGCCGCGAAAAAGATATCGAACGCTTCTCGCAGGCCAAAGGCTTCCCGATTATTCCTTGTAACCTGTGCGGCTCCCAGCCTAACCTGCAGCGTCAGGTGATCGCCGATATGCTGCGCGATTGGGATAAACGCTATCCTGGCCGTATCGAAACCATGTTTAGCGCAATGCAGAACGTGGTGCCGTCGCACTTGAGCGACGTCAATCTGTTTGATTTTAAATCCATCACACACGGTTCTGCGGTGGTTGACGGCGGCGATCTGGCCTTTGACCGCGAAGAGATCCCGCTGCAGCCTGCGGGCTGGCAGCCGGAAGAAGAAGACGCTCAGTTAGATGAACTGCGTCTGAATGTGGTTGAAGTAAAATAA